One Antiquaquibacter oligotrophicus genomic region harbors:
- a CDS encoding alpha/beta hydrolase — protein sequence MAIVTGALVMPTNSPAAAASAPSPRSVIPSPYIGPEPGASADLQGSRLLQELSLLSVPRIDEFLTANPGAVDNLIEQPPPAQDVSLWWNAMDFDHRSAVVGASPQLVGNLEGVPYPTRDLANRALLADTIFDLNALIANPDVGRTAVDAARRQLVMLDSISSALVNPARSLNRTLLSLDVNGQGRAAIVIGDLHTADYVSYLVPGMFFTIENQMVDWTKAAEDLYSEQLTWLARLGETNAKVATVAWIGYPTPNLTNVGGIGNAEIGRDTLARAIEGIQTLRGKDQPYLSVIAHSYGSTAALLALTEYDFEIDALAMVGSPGSPARSVDELHVRDGNVWVGEAPWDPIPNSAYFGSDPGSPDYGAHAMSVSGGADPVTKRALLGSSGHNEYFTYGTESMRNFALIAIGRSGLVTTPDAPAVVTAEASH from the coding sequence GTGGCAATCGTCACCGGGGCCCTTGTGATGCCCACAAACTCGCCCGCAGCGGCTGCAAGCGCACCCAGCCCGCGCTCCGTCATACCGTCCCCGTACATCGGCCCCGAACCGGGCGCCAGCGCAGACCTTCAGGGGTCTCGCTTGCTCCAAGAACTCTCCCTCCTCTCTGTACCCCGAATCGATGAGTTCCTCACCGCGAACCCCGGTGCGGTAGACAACCTCATCGAACAGCCGCCCCCGGCGCAGGACGTTTCGCTGTGGTGGAACGCCATGGACTTCGACCACCGCAGTGCCGTGGTGGGTGCCAGCCCGCAACTCGTCGGCAACCTCGAAGGTGTTCCCTATCCCACCCGGGACCTCGCCAATCGTGCCCTGTTGGCGGACACGATCTTCGACCTCAACGCCCTCATCGCAAACCCCGACGTGGGACGCACCGCAGTCGACGCGGCACGGCGCCAACTCGTCATGCTGGACTCGATTTCCTCCGCGCTCGTGAACCCGGCCCGCAGCCTCAACCGAACCCTTCTGAGCCTCGACGTCAACGGACAGGGACGAGCCGCCATCGTCATCGGGGACCTCCACACCGCCGACTACGTCAGCTACCTGGTCCCCGGCATGTTCTTCACCATCGAGAACCAGATGGTCGACTGGACCAAAGCGGCCGAAGACCTGTACTCCGAACAACTCACGTGGCTCGCTCGCCTCGGCGAAACCAACGCGAAAGTCGCCACCGTGGCGTGGATCGGATACCCCACCCCGAACCTCACCAACGTGGGCGGCATCGGAAACGCCGAAATCGGCCGGGACACACTCGCCCGCGCCATCGAAGGCATCCAGACCCTTCGCGGCAAAGACCAGCCGTACCTTTCCGTTATCGCCCACTCGTACGGGTCCACGGCCGCCCTCCTCGCACTCACCGAGTACGACTTCGAGATCGACGCCCTCGCAATGGTCGGGTCACCCGGAAGCCCCGCTCGCTCCGTCGACGAGTTGCACGTGCGCGACGGCAACGTGTGGGTGGGTGAAGCTCCGTGGGATCCCATCCCCAACAGTGCGTACTTCGGGAGTGACCCGGGGTCACCCGACTACGGCGCGCACGCGATGAGTGTGTCGGGTGGGGCGGACCCGGTGACGAAGAGGGCGTTGCTCGGATCATCCGGTCACAACGAGTACTTCACCTACGGCACCGAGAGCATGCGAAACTTCGCGCTCATCGCCATCGGCCGGTCAGGCCTCGTCACCACACCCGATGCTCCCGCCGTGGTCACGGCCGAGGCCTCCCACTGA
- the gatC gene encoding Asp-tRNA(Asn)/Glu-tRNA(Gln) amidotransferase subunit GatC, which produces MSEITPQTVTHLAGLARIALTEEEIQKLTGELGAIVDNVAKVSEVATPDVPATSHPIPLANVFRPDVPGVTLTTEEALAGAPEHDGSRFIVSAILGEEQ; this is translated from the coding sequence GTGTCCGAGATAACACCCCAGACCGTAACCCATCTCGCCGGCCTCGCACGGATCGCCCTCACGGAGGAGGAGATCCAGAAGTTGACCGGTGAACTCGGTGCCATCGTCGACAATGTCGCGAAGGTGAGCGAGGTCGCAACGCCGGATGTTCCGGCCACGAGTCACCCCATCCCACTCGCCAACGTCTTCCGACCCGACGTGCCCGGTGTGACGCTCACCACCGAGGAAGCCCTCGCTGGAGCTCCCGAGCACGACGGCAGTCGCTTCATCGTCAGCGCAATCCTGGGGGAAGAGCAGTGA
- the gatA gene encoding Asp-tRNA(Asn)/Glu-tRNA(Gln) amidotransferase subunit GatA, producing the protein MSLIHESAASLSAKLNAGEVSSVEVTQAHLDRIAAVDGDVHAFLHVSETALADAAAIDERRASGESLPELAGVPVAIKDVLCTIGMPSTAGSKILEGWVPPYDATTVAKMKSAGLIALGKTNMDEFAMGSSTEHSAYGPTRNPWDLGRIPGGSGGGSAAAVAAFEAPFALGSDTGGSIRQPAAVTGSVGVKPTYGGVSRYGAIALASSLDQVGPVSRSVLDAALLHDVIGGHDPRDSTSLTDAWPSFAAVAREGAAGDSLKGLRVGVVKELDSPGFQPGVSQRFHEALELLTANGAEIVEVSAPHFEYAVAAYYVILPAEASSNLAKFDSVRFGMRAKVQGTVEDVMAATREAGFGPEVKRRIILGTYALSAGYYDAYYGSAQKVRTLIQRDFSAAFEKADVLVSPSAPTTAFELGAKLEDPLAMYLNDVTTIPANLAGVPGMSLPIGLAPEDGLPVGFQIMAPAREDARLYRVGAALEALLEEGWGGQLLAQAPKLG; encoded by the coding sequence GTGAGCCTCATCCACGAGTCGGCAGCGTCGCTGTCGGCCAAACTCAACGCTGGCGAGGTCTCGTCCGTCGAGGTCACCCAGGCGCACCTGGACCGCATTGCAGCGGTCGACGGCGATGTGCATGCCTTCCTTCACGTCTCCGAGACAGCACTCGCGGATGCTGCCGCCATCGATGAGCGCCGAGCATCCGGTGAGTCGCTGCCCGAACTCGCCGGTGTTCCCGTGGCGATCAAAGACGTGCTGTGCACCATCGGCATGCCGTCGACGGCCGGCTCGAAGATTCTCGAAGGATGGGTGCCGCCGTACGACGCGACCACCGTCGCGAAGATGAAGTCCGCCGGCCTCATTGCGCTCGGCAAAACGAACATGGACGAGTTCGCCATGGGTTCCTCCACGGAGCACTCGGCCTACGGTCCGACCCGAAACCCGTGGGACCTGGGACGCATTCCGGGTGGTTCGGGTGGTGGCTCGGCCGCCGCAGTCGCCGCTTTCGAGGCGCCCTTCGCGCTCGGCTCCGACACGGGGGGCTCGATTCGTCAGCCCGCCGCCGTGACCGGCTCGGTGGGTGTGAAGCCCACCTACGGTGGTGTCTCTCGGTATGGCGCGATCGCTCTCGCCTCGTCGCTGGACCAGGTGGGCCCGGTCTCGCGTTCGGTGCTCGACGCTGCGCTGCTGCACGACGTCATCGGTGGACATGACCCTCGCGATTCCACGTCGCTCACGGATGCCTGGCCGTCGTTCGCGGCGGTGGCGCGTGAGGGCGCCGCAGGTGACTCGCTCAAGGGTTTGCGCGTCGGTGTTGTGAAGGAGCTGGACAGCCCGGGGTTCCAGCCCGGTGTGTCGCAGCGGTTCCACGAGGCGCTCGAGCTGCTGACCGCCAACGGCGCAGAGATTGTGGAGGTCAGCGCACCCCACTTCGAGTACGCGGTGGCCGCCTACTACGTAATCCTTCCGGCCGAGGCATCCAGCAACCTGGCCAAGTTCGATTCGGTGCGTTTCGGTATGCGTGCCAAGGTTCAGGGAACCGTCGAGGACGTCATGGCGGCGACGCGTGAGGCGGGCTTCGGGCCCGAGGTGAAGCGCCGCATCATCCTCGGTACGTATGCACTGTCGGCTGGCTACTACGACGCGTACTACGGCAGCGCCCAGAAGGTGCGCACGCTCATTCAGCGTGACTTCTCGGCGGCCTTCGAGAAGGCGGACGTGCTGGTGTCGCCGTCGGCGCCGACAACCGCGTTCGAGTTGGGCGCCAAGCTCGAGGATCCGCTCGCGATGTACCTCAACGACGTGACGACGATCCCCGCGAACCTTGCGGGTGTTCCGGGTATGAGCCTTCCGATCGGTTTGGCTCCGGAGGATGGTCTGCCGGTCGGGTTCCAGATCATGGCGCCGGCCCGCGAGGATGCCCGGCTGTACCGTGTCGGTGCTGCGCTGGAAGCCCTTCTCGAGGAGGGCTGGGGCGGACAGTTGCTCGCCCAGGCACCGAAGCTGGGCTAA
- a CDS encoding CGNR zinc finger domain-containing protein: MHFAPDSEDTLEFIVALGNTHPSASRSGDDELGTVEQLGALLVEHTYSGRVDGDETELREVQQTRDLLREIWSLDRDDAAERINVMLAEARAMPYLMRHDHFDWHLHATSNDAPLAERIRVEAALALADMIRSDETHRMRVCDADDCTGLLLDLSRNGSKRFCSIRCGNRMNQLAFRSRAQEDS, translated from the coding sequence TTGCATTTTGCCCCTGACAGCGAAGACACCCTGGAGTTCATCGTTGCCCTCGGAAACACGCATCCGAGCGCGTCCAGAAGCGGAGACGACGAGCTCGGCACGGTCGAGCAACTAGGCGCACTCCTCGTCGAGCACACCTACTCCGGCCGAGTCGACGGGGACGAGACGGAACTCCGCGAGGTGCAGCAAACCCGCGACCTCCTGCGAGAAATCTGGAGTCTCGACAGAGATGACGCCGCCGAACGCATCAACGTCATGCTCGCCGAAGCTCGCGCCATGCCGTACCTGATGCGACACGACCACTTCGATTGGCATTTGCACGCCACCTCGAACGATGCGCCACTGGCAGAACGTATCAGGGTCGAAGCAGCGCTCGCCCTCGCCGACATGATTCGCTCCGACGAAACACACCGCATGCGCGTGTGCGACGCCGACGACTGCACCGGCCTACTGCTCGACCTGTCCCGCAACGGATCTAAGCGGTTCTGCAGCATACGCTGCGGAAACCGGATGAACCAGCTCGCCTTCCGCTCGCGGGCGCAAGAAGACAGTTAG
- a CDS encoding EamA family transporter, whose translation MSVATTSTSRGLLFGVLASLAFSTSGAFIKPLLESGWSPAAAVTLRAGIAAVVLLPIAVVSLRGRWAALWRARWRVLGMGLIGVAGTQLVYFASLQRIPVSTALLIEYLAPLLLVGYVWVTTRRAPRAVVIIGSVVAILGLVLVIGPGALGAAVDGLGLFFAALAAVGCAIYYVIAARPSDGLPPVAFAASGLLLGSVVLGVVGAVGLVPFEFASNSVALFGAEVAWWVPLVIVAVIGTAFAYVSSIAASEMLGSRLMSFVGLLEVVFASILAWILLGEALTLLQLLGGAAILAGIALVRSEKQADAPLEPGSVDELATGQIAVISPGPAPALARDTIADGDPAATVLTAPGATKP comes from the coding sequence GTGAGCGTCGCGACCACGTCTACGTCCCGCGGGCTGCTGTTTGGCGTGCTCGCATCGTTGGCGTTTTCGACGTCGGGCGCGTTCATCAAGCCACTCCTGGAGTCGGGTTGGTCGCCGGCGGCGGCGGTGACGCTTCGTGCGGGCATCGCGGCCGTGGTGCTGCTCCCGATTGCCGTGGTTTCTCTTCGTGGTCGTTGGGCCGCGCTGTGGCGTGCCCGTTGGCGGGTGCTCGGTATGGGCCTGATTGGTGTCGCCGGAACGCAGCTCGTTTACTTCGCGTCACTGCAGCGCATCCCCGTGAGTACTGCCCTCCTGATCGAGTACCTGGCCCCTCTCCTTCTGGTGGGTTATGTCTGGGTAACGACTCGTCGTGCTCCGCGCGCTGTTGTGATCATCGGCTCGGTGGTCGCGATCCTCGGACTGGTGCTGGTGATCGGCCCGGGTGCGCTGGGTGCCGCCGTGGACGGTCTCGGTCTCTTCTTCGCTGCCCTCGCCGCGGTGGGCTGCGCGATCTACTACGTCATCGCCGCTCGCCCGAGTGACGGTTTGCCGCCGGTCGCGTTCGCCGCGTCCGGCCTGCTCCTGGGCTCGGTGGTGCTGGGCGTTGTGGGTGCGGTCGGCCTGGTGCCGTTCGAGTTCGCATCCAACTCGGTGGCGCTGTTCGGTGCCGAGGTGGCGTGGTGGGTGCCCCTGGTGATCGTGGCGGTTATCGGTACGGCCTTCGCGTACGTGTCGAGCATTGCCGCCTCCGAGATGCTGGGTTCGCGCCTCATGTCGTTTGTCGGGTTGCTTGAGGTGGTTTTCGCGTCGATCCTCGCGTGGATCCTCCTCGGCGAGGCGCTGACCCTTCTGCAGCTGTTGGGTGGCGCCGCGATCCTTGCGGGTATCGCTCTGGTGCGTTCCGAGAAGCAGGCGGATGCCCCGCTCGAGCCCGGCTCGGTCGACGAGCTCGCGACCGGCCAGATTGCCGTGATTTCTCCCGGCCCCGCGCCCGCGCTTGCCCGGGACACGATTGCCGACGGCGACCCAGCTGCCACGGTATTGACCGCTCCGGGTGCTACGAAGCCGTAG
- a CDS encoding HNH endonuclease signature motif containing protein — protein MTSTTASYAELADLSVAFTPPSPAGLNDAGLLSAKRELAEIRRRLDAADSLVSAEIANRSRPDLGYDGLAQRLGARTPEHLIQRVAGVSKKDARTQIRVGTLVTGLTDAAAPVDPWLRGVASAVAAGSLSLDAADAIRTGLGSAGSGVTVVALTAAADQLLREARELTVERLGARARELRASLDLEHVAEREELLRSKRYLHLIPRADGMTRLDGLLDPESTARLKAVYDAATSPRRGGPRFVDPTSIAQADALIDDTRTTEQIALDTFLVLLELGTQADVSTFIGARKPAVQVLVTKADLDQHTGMAFIEGESEALSVATAERHVCESGAVPILMDDGQVINLGRELRLFNRRQRIALAARDGGCIWPGCDRPPSWCEAHHIVEWSRDGRTDIADGVLLCRHHHMLVHNNHWTVVRYGNRYAIVPPASIDPTRTPRAAQTKSPAARRLMSQAGR, from the coding sequence ATGACCTCAACGACCGCCTCGTATGCCGAACTGGCAGACCTGTCGGTCGCGTTCACACCACCCTCCCCTGCGGGCCTGAACGATGCGGGCCTGCTGTCCGCCAAGCGCGAGCTCGCCGAGATTCGTCGCCGACTGGATGCTGCGGACTCGCTCGTTTCCGCGGAGATCGCCAACCGATCCCGCCCCGACCTGGGCTACGACGGCCTCGCGCAACGGCTCGGCGCCCGCACACCGGAACACCTCATCCAACGCGTCGCCGGCGTCTCCAAAAAAGATGCGCGCACCCAGATCCGGGTGGGCACCCTCGTGACAGGGCTGACGGATGCCGCGGCCCCCGTCGACCCGTGGCTGCGAGGTGTCGCATCCGCTGTGGCCGCCGGTTCCCTCTCGCTCGACGCGGCAGACGCGATCCGCACGGGCCTTGGATCCGCCGGCTCGGGCGTCACCGTTGTCGCCCTCACCGCGGCCGCCGACCAGCTGTTGCGCGAGGCGCGAGAGCTGACGGTGGAGAGGCTCGGCGCCCGCGCGCGTGAACTCCGCGCGTCGCTCGACCTTGAGCATGTCGCCGAGCGCGAGGAACTGCTGCGGTCGAAGCGCTACCTGCACCTGATTCCTCGTGCCGACGGCATGACGAGGCTCGACGGGCTCCTCGACCCGGAGTCGACGGCCCGCCTGAAGGCCGTGTACGACGCCGCCACCTCCCCGCGGCGCGGTGGCCCGCGATTTGTCGACCCCACCTCGATCGCGCAGGCGGATGCGCTCATCGACGACACACGCACGACCGAGCAGATCGCGCTCGACACGTTCCTCGTGCTCCTCGAACTCGGAACTCAGGCCGACGTCTCCACCTTCATCGGGGCCCGCAAGCCCGCCGTGCAGGTGCTCGTGACTAAAGCAGACCTCGACCAGCACACCGGAATGGCTTTCATCGAAGGCGAGAGTGAGGCCCTGAGCGTCGCCACCGCCGAGCGTCACGTGTGCGAGTCGGGAGCGGTGCCGATCCTCATGGATGACGGTCAGGTGATCAACCTCGGACGGGAGCTTCGCCTCTTCAATCGACGACAACGAATCGCCCTCGCCGCCAGGGACGGCGGATGCATTTGGCCGGGGTGTGACCGACCACCCTCGTGGTGCGAAGCACATCACATCGTGGAGTGGTCGCGAGACGGCAGAACGGATATCGCCGACGGAGTTCTGCTGTGCCGACATCACCACATGCTCGTGCACAACAATCACTGGACAGTCGTGCGATACGGCAACCGCTACGCGATAGTGCCACCGGCATCAATCGACCCGACACGCACCCCTCGAGCCGCCCAGACCAAGAGCCCGGCAGCGCGACGACTCATGAGTCAGGCTGGGCGGTGA
- a CDS encoding helix-turn-helix transcriptional regulator: protein MTPQELENLAHLRRARDLIDRDYARPLDVPMMAAAALMSPAHFARQFKLAYGETPYAYLMTRRIERAMALLRDGTTVTDACMAVGCTSLGSFSSRFTEIVGETPSEYRARDHGDLDALPTCMTKSQTRPQRISNRRSRIREAVGTPAA from the coding sequence ATGACCCCGCAGGAGCTCGAGAACCTCGCGCACCTGCGGCGCGCCCGCGACCTCATCGATCGCGACTACGCCCGCCCGCTCGACGTGCCCATGATGGCCGCGGCGGCCCTCATGTCGCCCGCCCACTTCGCGCGCCAATTCAAACTCGCGTACGGCGAGACCCCCTACGCCTATCTCATGACCCGCCGGATCGAGCGCGCGATGGCTCTTCTCCGCGACGGGACGACTGTCACCGACGCGTGTATGGCGGTCGGCTGTACGAGCCTCGGCTCCTTCAGCAGCAGGTTCACCGAGATCGTGGGGGAGACCCCCAGCGAGTATCGCGCGCGAGACCACGGCGACCTCGACGCGCTCCCGACCTGCATGACCAAGTCCCAGACGCGCCCCCAGCGAATCAGCAACCGACGGAGCAGGATTCGAGAAGCGGTCGGCACCCCGGCGGCGTAA
- a CDS encoding VOC family protein produces MTISLQYVNVTVTDVEASIPFYEALGLEIVLDVPYGEWRWLTFGSPDQPGVGVTLSVPHAGRSQENGDALLELLVKGELPALVFVTDDLDATFERVRATGAEVLQEPIDQGYARDCAFRDPSGNMVRISAG; encoded by the coding sequence ATGACCATTTCGCTGCAGTACGTGAATGTAACCGTGACCGATGTCGAAGCATCCATCCCGTTCTATGAGGCGTTGGGTCTCGAGATTGTGTTGGATGTTCCGTACGGCGAGTGGCGCTGGTTGACCTTTGGCAGCCCCGACCAGCCGGGCGTCGGTGTCACCCTGTCGGTGCCGCACGCTGGGCGTTCGCAGGAGAACGGGGATGCCCTGCTGGAGCTGCTCGTCAAAGGTGAGCTGCCGGCTCTCGTGTTTGTGACGGATGACCTGGATGCCACGTTCGAGCGTGTGCGCGCGACCGGCGCCGAGGTGCTGCAGGAGCCGATCGATCAGGGCTACGCGAGGGACTGCGCGTTCCGTGACCCGTCCGGCAACATGGTGCGCATCTCGGCTGGGTGA
- the gatB gene encoding Asp-tRNA(Asn)/Glu-tRNA(Gln) amidotransferase subunit GatB, producing the protein MAKADLMDYDKALELFEPVLGFEVHVELNTQTKMFSDAPNPAAAGGTHSEQPNTMITPVDLGLPGSLPVVNEEAIKSSIRLGLALGCSIAPSSRFARKNYFYPDLAKNYQISQYDEPIAFEGEVEIELADGRIIRVPIERAHMEEDAGKLTHVGGATGRIQGAEYSLVDYNRAGVPLVEIVTKMIVGAESDAPEVGKAYVAAIRDIVIALGISEARMERGNLRCDANVSLKRRGTDTLGTRTETKNVNSLRSVERAIRYEIQRQAAILEKGGTIIQETRHWHEDTGVTSAGRPKSDADDYRYFPEPDLLPVEPSAALIEELRATLPEAPAIRRRRLKEAWGFTDLEFQDVVNGGLLTEVEQTVAAGASPAQARKWWTGELTRIANDQSVEASSLVSPADVAALVALIEAGTLTDRLARQVLEGVIAGEGDPATVVETRGLKVVSDDTALIAAIDEALAAQPDVLEKIRDGKVQAAGAVIGAVMRAMQGKADAARVRELVLERAGA; encoded by the coding sequence GTGGCTAAAGCTGACCTGATGGACTACGACAAGGCCCTCGAACTCTTTGAGCCGGTGCTCGGCTTCGAGGTGCACGTCGAGTTGAACACCCAGACGAAGATGTTCTCGGATGCTCCGAACCCTGCGGCCGCGGGCGGCACGCACAGTGAGCAGCCCAACACGATGATCACCCCGGTGGATCTGGGTCTGCCGGGCAGCCTGCCCGTCGTGAATGAGGAGGCGATCAAGTCATCCATTCGCCTGGGCCTCGCCCTCGGCTGCAGCATCGCCCCGTCGAGCCGTTTCGCGCGCAAGAACTACTTCTACCCGGACCTGGCGAAGAACTACCAGATCAGCCAGTACGACGAGCCGATCGCCTTCGAGGGTGAGGTGGAGATTGAGCTGGCGGATGGCCGCATCATCCGGGTGCCGATCGAGCGTGCGCACATGGAGGAGGATGCCGGCAAGCTCACCCACGTGGGTGGTGCAACGGGTCGCATCCAGGGTGCCGAGTATTCGCTGGTCGACTACAACCGCGCGGGTGTTCCGCTCGTGGAGATCGTCACGAAGATGATCGTGGGCGCCGAGTCGGATGCCCCCGAGGTGGGTAAGGCGTATGTGGCGGCGATTCGCGACATCGTGATCGCCCTCGGCATCTCGGAAGCGCGCATGGAGCGCGGCAACCTCCGCTGTGACGCGAACGTGTCGCTGAAGCGCCGCGGCACCGACACGCTCGGTACCCGCACGGAGACGAAGAACGTGAACTCGCTGCGCAGTGTGGAGCGTGCGATCCGGTACGAGATTCAGCGGCAGGCGGCCATCCTGGAGAAGGGTGGCACGATCATTCAGGAGACCCGTCACTGGCACGAGGACACCGGCGTGACCTCGGCCGGTCGCCCGAAGAGTGACGCGGACGATTACCGCTACTTCCCGGAGCCCGACCTCCTCCCCGTCGAGCCGTCGGCTGCCTTGATCGAGGAGCTGCGCGCGACCCTGCCGGAGGCCCCCGCGATCCGTCGCCGCCGCCTCAAGGAGGCATGGGGTTTCACCGACCTCGAGTTTCAGGATGTCGTCAACGGCGGCCTGCTCACCGAGGTGGAGCAGACCGTGGCCGCGGGTGCGTCCCCGGCCCAGGCGCGCAAGTGGTGGACGGGTGAGCTGACCCGCATCGCGAACGACCAGAGCGTGGAGGCATCCTCCCTGGTGTCGCCGGCGGATGTCGCGGCCCTCGTCGCCCTCATCGAAGCCGGAACCCTCACCGACCGCCTCGCCCGCCAGGTGCTGGAGGGCGTGATCGCGGGGGAGGGTGACCCGGCGACTGTCGTCGAGACGCGTGGTCTCAAGGTGGTGTCGGATGACACGGCCCTCATCGCCGCGATCGACGAGGCGCTCGCGGCTCAGCCCGACGTGCTGGAGAAGATTCGCGACGGCAAGGTGCAGGCCGCCGGTGCTGTAATCGGTGCAGTCATGAGGGCGATGCAGGGCAAGGCGGATGCCGCGCGCGTGCGTGAGCTGGTGCTGGAGCGAGCTGGGGCGTAG
- a CDS encoding UvrD-helicase domain-containing protein, with translation MIALTSEQLAVVSSRTPLFVKAFPGSGKTTVAAARFTQSRFEPSGDRRAVVGASFTRSATRELAARVRRNAGSLALRYPNRIETLDTLMRDILTSLLRSGELVWPGGMRELDVVDSWAHIRKLAWTPQEPRMTLEGQVLGSRLYRQARPGSYPAIDDFRAAVSSGICSHAEVRQALNLAIASEHIQERIRERFARTVKELIVDEIFDGNELDIAVLRLAIEGGTRLVTIGDPWQALYAFRGARPADISDFLSSFTTTPLTESFRFESEPQRELADALRSGRSVSVLVDDAFEADVVLAPEWKQLWKVPLALPLALGSFKGSVGEAMATVLLNSIVNVSVGSEATFIGEALRTLRSDRERITSAEGEMLRIAAALRTTNRSAMPQIWDLLRSTLQPLVDIELPMRRATSRLEPIRSALEHRGRRVPGMTIHQAKGREWNSVLVVLDEQAVSALEEGLTGQTERERRLYVALTRARRATRAAVI, from the coding sequence GTGATTGCTCTCACCTCTGAGCAACTTGCTGTAGTGAGTTCTCGCACTCCCCTCTTCGTGAAGGCCTTTCCCGGATCCGGCAAGACGACTGTTGCGGCCGCGCGGTTCACTCAGAGTCGGTTCGAGCCGTCGGGTGACCGGAGAGCTGTCGTGGGGGCTAGCTTCACGCGCTCCGCGACACGCGAACTGGCGGCGCGAGTTAGGCGCAACGCTGGGAGTCTCGCGCTGCGGTATCCAAACCGCATTGAAACTCTCGACACTTTGATGCGCGACATCCTGACATCATTGCTGAGATCGGGCGAGCTCGTCTGGCCGGGTGGAATGCGCGAACTGGATGTGGTCGACAGCTGGGCCCACATTCGCAAGTTGGCATGGACCCCGCAAGAGCCGAGGATGACCCTCGAAGGCCAGGTTCTTGGGAGCAGACTTTACCGGCAAGCTCGCCCCGGCTCGTACCCTGCGATCGACGATTTTAGGGCTGCGGTTTCCTCCGGCATTTGCTCGCATGCCGAGGTCCGCCAAGCGCTCAACTTAGCAATCGCGAGCGAGCACATTCAGGAGCGGATTAGAGAGCGCTTCGCCAGAACGGTCAAAGAGCTGATCGTCGACGAGATTTTCGACGGGAATGAACTCGACATCGCGGTTCTCCGCCTCGCTATTGAGGGCGGCACCCGATTGGTGACGATCGGCGACCCTTGGCAGGCCTTGTACGCTTTTCGCGGCGCCCGCCCAGCGGACATATCGGACTTTCTAAGCAGCTTCACAACCACTCCACTCACCGAGTCCTTTCGCTTCGAAAGCGAGCCTCAGCGCGAGCTCGCGGACGCACTGCGCTCTGGTCGATCCGTGTCGGTGCTCGTAGACGATGCTTTTGAAGCGGACGTGGTGCTCGCCCCTGAGTGGAAGCAACTTTGGAAGGTGCCGTTGGCGCTGCCCCTCGCGCTTGGCTCGTTCAAAGGATCCGTTGGCGAAGCTATGGCCACCGTTCTGCTGAACTCAATCGTAAATGTGTCAGTAGGAAGCGAGGCAACCTTCATCGGAGAGGCGCTGCGGACACTCCGGAGTGATCGCGAAAGGATCACATCGGCCGAAGGCGAGATGCTCCGCATCGCGGCGGCACTTCGAACGACAAACCGCTCAGCGATGCCCCAAATCTGGGATCTACTGAGATCAACTCTTCAGCCTCTGGTCGACATCGAGCTACCCATGCGCCGCGCGACAAGTCGGCTAGAACCGATTAGAAGCGCCCTTGAGCATCGCGGCCGACGAGTGCCTGGGATGACGATTCACCAGGCTAAGGGTCGTGAATGGAACTCGGTGTTGGTGGTCCTCGATGAGCAAGCTGTATCTGCTCTCGAGGAGGGCCTGACCGGCCAGACGGAGAGAGAACGCAGACTCTACGTTGCGCTAACGAGGGCCCGGCGGGCGACAAGGGCGGCCGTTATCTAG